A region of the Fodinicurvata sediminis DSM 21159 genome:
GGTTGTGACAAGAATGGCGCGTCAGGCCAATTCATCCCTGCAAGAATTGTGAAATCACGCCGCCAATGGCAGTTCTATACGCATACAGAGTCCGCCTTCATCACGGTTTCGTGCCCAAACACTGCCTCCTATCGCCTCGACATTCCTGCGGACCACCCATAGACCAATGCCGAAATTCGGTAATTTGACAGAGGCTTGCGGCAAGGCAGAGGGATTTGCTCCCGGACGATGGGAATAATTCCTTTCGAATATCCTTTCCAGATTCTCCGGCGGAACACCCGGGCCCTCATCTTCAACTGTCAGCACGGCCTTGCCATTCTCGCTGTAAAGGTGAACTCGAATCGTACCGTTTTCCGGAGAGAAACTGATGGCATTGTCGATGAGGTTCTCGGCAACGGTTTCCAGCAATTCCGCACCACCCAGAACTTCCATTCCATCAGAAATGCTTGATTTCACAACGGTTACCTGCCCCTCGGCACCCTCAACATAGGGAGAAAGCAGGGTTTGCATGAGTGCAGACAGGTCAATCCGCTCACGTGGTGGGTTCAGTAGTTCAGCGACCGTCTCTTCCATACGGCGAGCCGCACCAACCAGGCTGTCCAGGCGAGTTACCGATTGTTCGACCACCTCCAGTGCACGTTTACCCTTTGTGTTCTCTGGCGGAATAGCCCGCCGCAGAGGTTCCGTTGCCTGGGAGATTACGGCAATCGGCGCCTTCAAGGCATGCGCATTTTCTTCTGCTGCATCACGTATGTCTTTTGCCGATTTCTGCAGTGTGTTGACCATTCGATCAAATTCACGCGCGACTTCAGAAAGTTCCGGCACGCGATTGAGGCTGGAAAAGGATAGCGATGGTGCCCCGTGAGAGCGGATCTGGTTTGCCAACAGGGCAAACTTGCGCAAGCTGCCCCACAGGCCAAGGAAGATTGCCATGACCACGATTGCCATCAGCAGGTATATGGCGGCGGCAACACGCACCTCAGGCATCTGCCAATAGGGCCGCCCCAGGGAAGAGCGCAGCAGCTCGGACGTCGCATGCGAAGTTATGATCGCCCAGCAGCCCTTCGGAGCATTGACCGGGGTGATGGAGGTCAGGAACTCCTCTCCCCCTTCAGGCGTTCGGTAGCGTACGGAGAGAGGTTGCTGCCCCCGGCAGGTATCTTCCAGTTTTCCAAGAATATCCGGCGTGACCAGTTGTTCCAGTTCCTCTTCGAGTTGCTCGGCCGGCTGAGATTGAGAAGTCGCTACGTAGTAGAAGCTGTCATACCCCTCCTCGCCCTCTGGACGGAACAGCAAGCGTACACGCATACCGCGCACACCCAGATCGGAAAGCGTTTCGTGAAGGACCATTGCATCCTGGCCTTCAAAGCGTTCGAGAAAGGGGCGTAGACTGCGTCCTACCAGCCAACCTTGTTCCTGAACACTCCGCAGCAACAGGGTCGCACGCTCTTGATCCGCAAGCTTCAATTGGCCGTATATTATGACCGGAACGGAAATGAAGATGACCAATAGTAAGAGGAACTTTGCGGCCAGCGAGCGCGGTATCCGGGTGAGTGGGCGCAAGACGACCTCTTACTGCTCGGTCGTGCGCCAGCGGTAGCCAAATCCCGGGTAGTTCTCAATTTCATCGAATTCTGAGTGCAGCTCCCGGAATTTCTGGCGGATGCGCTTCATGAAAGTTCGTACGTTTGCGCGATAGCCTTCTGGCCCGGCGCCCGCAAGGAACCCTTGACCGTGAACCAGATCATAGATTTCCCGGTAAGTAACATCCTGTCCTGCGCGTTGCAGCAGCAAGTGAACAATCTTGAATTCTGTAAGACTCAGATTGACGCGTTCACCACGCCAAAAAGCTCGACTGCTGTCCAGGCGAAGTTCCAGTTCCCCTTGGCGTATAACATCCTGATTCTGAGCGTCACCCGCGTCATCTTCGCTTCCCTGGCGCGTTTTGCTGCCAGAGAGAATAAGATCTATACGCTTGTGCAGAATGGCAAAACTGCGTGACTTCTCTACGAAATCGACTGCACCACTCAACAAGGCAGCTTCCTCGTAAATCTGTTCGCTGAGTGCCGTCAGGAAGATGACGGGCATCTCGTGCCCTTCCTCACGCATGCGTTTCAAGACCTCGATTCCATTCATTTCCGGCATGCGCCAGTCGAGGAGAATGAGATCCGGTGAGCCACTGTTATCCAGCCATTCGAAAAAGGGTCTGCCGGCCTCGAACATCTCTACGGAATAACCCGCTTCCTTCAGGTTCTCTGACAAGGTTTCTCGAAACAACGGATCGTCATCCACAACGGCAATCTCTATGTTTCGAGTGTCTTGCACGGTCTCTATGCTACCCATTTCGATAACTCCCAAGCTCTTGCAGGCAGATCTCCATGGTTGTGTCTCCTGAGGGGACAACTTCATAGGTAAGAGCCTGCAACCTTCGATCGCGCAAAGAAGGATAGAAATACAGCTTCAATTCACAGTTTGCTCGCTGATAATTCCAGACAGTAGCTGGCGCTTCTCTTCTGACATCAAGCGGCGGCCCCAACTGTCCCAGCATCTCTTCTTCGCTCAGTCCAACCAACTCATCGGGGTTCAATGGAGATACCGGTTTTCTGGGGCCAGGTGATTCCGGGGAACTCCGTGCAGGCGCAGAAACCTCTTCTCCCGGATCCGTTGCGGATGGGCTGGTGCTGGGAGCTGTGTCGCTGGTTTCAGAATCCTGCCACGGCAAAGCTTCACAGCCGCCAAGCAGCGCCGCAGCTAGGAGTATCGTGCTTGTTCGCAAAGCCATGATGAAGGTCTGAAAGCCGTCCTGGAGTTGTGTTTCGCTTACAGTTTATCGCAAGTAGGCATTATTACGAGGTTTTTCCAGAGACCAGGCAATCAGCCTTGAGTTTGTGTCACTGCCCTACCCTCGGGAAAAACATGCCGCAATACATTATACGACTAATGTGCTGTGACATATAGAGGGCATTCAGGGGATGCATTTTGCCACTTGAGGGAAAGGTGAATTGCATCCGGGAATGGACCAAGGTTATTTTCAGGTTACAGGAGTGAAGATATTCTAAGTATCGGTTGATCCACCCTCGACAGAAAGCCGGCTCAGGCAGGCCTCTCTTCATCCCAACAGGATAACGACAACCACAGGAGACACTATGACCCTCGAGCAGGGGTTGGTGCTGGGAATACTTGGCTGCGCCATGGTGCTTTTTATCTGGGGCCGCTGGCGCTATGACGTGGTTGCTCTGCTGGCTTTGCTTTCTGCAGTCCTGGCTGGCCTCATTCCTATGGATGAGGCCTTTTCCGGATTCAGCCACCCTGCCGTGATCACGGTTGCCGCAATCCTGATTCTCAGTCGCATGCTTTCGCTTTCAGGTGCAGTGGATATCCTGGCGCGCCACGTCATTCCGTCACGTGGTTCCCCGACCATCATGATTGGTGCCTGCTGCATTCTCGCTGCGATCCTCTCGGCATTCATGAACAATGTAGGAGCATTGGCGCTGCTCATCCCCGTGACACTGCAGGCCGCTGCCAAGAGTGACATCCCACCGAGTCGTTTCCTGATGCCGGTCTCCTTTGCGTCTATATTGGGGGGAATGACAACCCTGATTGGCACGCCTCCGAACATCATCGTCGCCAGCTACCGCGCGCGCGCGGAAGGTTCTTCCTTCTCGATGTTTGATTTCACGCCTGTCGGCGTCACGCTGATGCTGGCCGGTGTGTGCTTTGTCAGCCTGGTTGGCTGGCGCCTTCTTCCCAAATCCAGGCAAGGGGCTCACGCCGGCCAGAATCTCTTTGAGAATATTGCATCCTACGTGACGGAAGCGCGCGTGACGGAAGACGCCAAGGCCAAGGGCAAGCGCCTGATCGAGATTGAACGTGAGCTGGATGAACTGGAAGCGGTCGTGATTGCGGTGGTTCGCAATAACCAGCGTATCCTGGCCCCTCACCGCTATCAAAGAATTCAGGAAGGCGATGTACTGATACTGGAAGCGGATCCCGAAGGACTTGCCAAATCAATCCCGACGCTTGGACTGGAACTGGTAGGGGAAAAATCCGAAGACGAACCTGACTCAAGTCAGGAAGGAGAAGGTGAAGACCAGGAGGACGGGCAAGGCATCGAAGCTCAGAATCTGCAGTCTGAGGAAGTCAAACTTATCGAAGTCGTCATCCTGCCGAACAGCCGTCTGATCGGCAGCACGGCAAAGGGCTTAAGACTGCGCAATCGCTTTGGGATAAATCTCCTTGCCATTTCGCGGCAAGGCAGCACGAGCGGTGAGCGGCTTCGCTCGACGGTCTTTGCTGCTGGCGATGTACTCTTGCTGCAGGGCGAAGAAGATAGAATTGCCAGCTTCACCAATTCTTTTGGGTGTGTACCGTTGGGCAAGCGGGAAATCAAGTTGCCCCAATTCAAGGAAGCCATGAAGGCGGGAGTCCTGATGGCGGGCGCTGCTGCTTTTGCTGCTTCCGGACTGGTTTCTGCAGCGGTGGCTTTTGTGACAGCAGCCGTTTTGGCCGTTATCCTGCGCCTACTCCCGGTCAGGGAGACCTATGAGGCCCTTGAGGGTTCCGTGATTGTACTTCTGGCCGCGCTCATCCCGGTGGCCAATGCGGTTGGGAGCAGTGGGGCGGCACAGCTCATAGCGGAAACGCTGGTCAACGACCTGGCCGGCGGCGATCCAGTTCTGACGCTGGGTTTGCTGCTTGTGGTGACCATGCTGTTGACGGATTTCATGAACAATGCCGCGACTGCAGCAGTCATGAGTCCAATTGCGATTTCACTCGCTTCTCAGCTTTCGGTTAATACCGACACCTTCCTGATGGCCGTCGCCGTTGGAGCGTCCAGTGCATTTCTGACCCCTATCGGTCACCAGAACAATACATTGATCCTCGGGCCAGGGGGCTATCGGTTCAGCGATTATTGGCGGATGGGCCTTCCACTGGATATTGTGATCGTCAGTATTGCCATACCCATGCTGCTGCTTGTCTGGCCGCTATAAGGCGGCCGTGAAGAGTTGAACCAGATGAACAAGCACAAGACTAAGTTCCTGCTCCGCCTCGAGGAAATGATCGGAAAAGGCAGCCTTTTCACTGCAGAGCAGGATATGGCACCCCATCTCCAGGATCAGCGCGGCAGATACAAAGGCAATGCCTGCGCTGTCGTGTTTCCCAGCTCAACCGAGCAGGTGGCTGAAATCGTACGCCTGTGCCAACAGGAAAAGGTCAGTATCGTACCGCAGGGCGGGAATACCAGTCTTGTCGGTGGTTCCGTGCCAGACGAGTCAGGAAACAGCCTTATCCTGTCCCTCAAGCGCATGAATCATATTCGCAGCATTGACGCTGACAACTTCACCCTGACTGCCGAAGCAGGCTGCATTCTGCAGGACATTCAGCAGACTGCGGCTGATTGCGACCGGCTTTTCCCGCTATCTTTGGGCGCGGAAGGCAGTTGCCAGATTGGCGGCAATCTCTCCAGCAACGCAGGCGGTGTACAGGTCCTGCGTTATGGCAATGCGCGTGAATTGGTGCTTGGGCTGGAAGTCGTGCTTGCCGATGGACGCGTCTGGAATGGCTTGCGCAGACTGCGCAAGGACAACACCGGTTATGACCTGAAGCAATTGTTTCTGGGTTCGGAAGGCACGCTAGGTATTATCACGGCAGCTGTATTGAAGCTCTATGCGCGTCCAAGAGAAATCGTGACGGCCCTGGTTGCTGTACCCAGTCCAACAGCTGCAGTCAGGCTCCTTGCGCGCCTTCGCGCGGCTTCGGGCGAAAGCGTGACCTCCTTTGAACTGATTTGCCAGCGCGGGCTTGAATTCGCTGAACGCCATCTTGAAGGATGCCAACTTCCATTGGATGCCCCCTCCCCCTGGTACGTCCTTGTTGAGTTGTTCGGCGGGCGCGCGGATCGCAGCCTTCATGAAACTCTTGAGGAGTCCTTTGGTGAATGTCTCGAAGAAGGCTTGCTTAGCGACGCCGTCATCGCTGGCAGTGAAACGCAACGGAATAAGCTATGGCGATTGCGGGAAGGAATCGTGGAAGCACAAAAATTCGAAGGCGCCTCGATCAAGCACGATGTCTCTGTCCCCGTTTCTGAAGTTCCGGCATTTATCGAGCAGGGAGCAGAAGCCGTAATGGCAATGATAGAAGGCGCGCGCCCCGTACCGTTCGGCCACGTGGGTGATGGCAACATCCACTTCAATATCACGCAGCCCGCAGGCATGGATTCAGCCGCTTTCCTGGCCCGTTGGGAAGAGGTGAATGCAGGCATTCATGACCTTGTCGTCAGCATGGGCGGCTCGATCTCAGCAGAACATGGGATCGGCCAGTTGAAGCGCACTGAAAACATGCGCTTCAAGTCCGAGGTTGAAATCGACCTGATGCGCAAAATGAAAAGCGCCTTGGATCCGACCAATTTGCTGAATCCCGGAAAAGTTATTTGAAGGAGTCCTGGAAAGGCTCCGTTAACCATTTTTTCCTAAGCTTGTGATAGTGGGAAGAGTTTAACGGAGCCGATAATGCTGGCTTCCCAGTCAGATGCCACGCTCAAGGAACTGATCGAGGGAATGGGGGTACCTGTCTTCGTCGTTGACGTCGAGGAGGGACCTGCCTTTCGGTATCTTGCGTCGAACAGCTGTCATGAAGAAATGACGGGATTGAAGAACGAGGTCCTGGCGGGGCGCAGACCACATGAAGCTGTGTCGCTGGAAACGGCCAATGCTGTCCAAGAGCGCTATGCGGAATGCGTCTCCAAAGGAGTGAGAATCCAATATGTTCAGCACTACCAGCTGCCCAGTGGCTGGCGTTGGTGGCGAACAAGCCTGACTCCTGTAACCGATGATTCGGGACGTGTGATAAGGATCATCGGAACATCCAGCGACATTACCGGGCAAAAGCAGGTTGAGCAGGATCTGGGCAAGGACCAGGAACGCTTTCACCTTGCACTCAATAGTGCAAATGACGGGCTATGGGACTGGGACGTCAAATCGGGACAGGTTTATTATTCCCCTGTCTGGTGCCGGCTCCTGGGCTATGATTGCGAAAAGCTTCCAGCTCGTATCGAAACTTGGCTCGATCGCATTCACGAAGAAGACAAGTCCAACGCCCTGAACCTGATGTCGGCTCATCTGAATGGTGAAAGAGACAGCTTCGAGCATGATCATCGACTTCGGACCCGTAACGGTGATTATATCTGGATCGCAGCCAAAGGGCGGGCCTATCATGACCAGGATGGTGAAGCCGTTCGAGTTGTCGGGACGATCAGTGACATCTCCAAGCGCAAGGCTGCCGAATCAGCACTGGAGGCCAGTGAGAGGCGGTTCAGGGATCTGATCGAAGGGTCGCTTCAGGGAATCTGCATCCACCGCGGCTACAAGCCCCTGTTTGTGAATGATGCTTTTGCGCGAATCTACGGCTTCAACTCAACCGAAGAAGTCCTTGAAATGTCGGATATTCTCTGTCTGATGCCAGAAAAGGACAGAGAGATTGCCTGGCAGAGATGGCTATACAGCCTGGAAAACAGAAGTCATGAGTTCACGACGCAAACACGCAACCTCACGGCTCAGGGGTCAAACATCTGGGTTGAAGTCATGGGGCGTGCCGTCGAATGGATGGGTGAGCCGGCTCAACAGCTGACTGTTCTCGATATCACGGACCACAAGCATTTCGAGCAGGAACTTTTATACAGTCGAGACACCCTGGAGTCGCAGACAGAGGAACTGAGACGACTTGCCGAGGACCTGGAAGTGGCGCGGCAAGATGCGGAACGCCAGAGTCAGGCTGCCGAAGAAGCAAACAGGGCAAAATCCCACTTCCTGGCGGCCATGAGCCATGAACTGCGCACGCCACTGAATGCCATTCTCGGCTTTTCCGAGATTCTCGCGAACGAATCCTTTGGCAAGAACAGCATCCCTGAATACACGGAATACGCCCGCGATATCCAGGAAAGTGGCCGCCATCTTCTGGAACTGATCAACGACATCCTGGATCTGGCCAAGATTGAAGCTGGCCGACTGGAAATCAGTCCTGTGTTCCTGCATGTAGACGAGGTTCTGGAATCCTGCTTGCGCCTCAATCGCGTCCGTGCGGATGAAAAGAACCTCTCCATGAGCATGAAAATTGTCCCTGGTGGCGAGCAGATATACGCCGACGAGCGAGCTATAAAACAGATAGTTTTCAATCTTCTATCGAACGCGATAAAATTTACTCCTGAAAATGGGGATATCGCTGTACGCGTCAGCAGCACAGCCGATGACGAAATCGTCATTGCCATCCGCGATACAGGCATCGGAATTGCGGAAGAAGACATGGATCGGGTTTTTCGCCCATTCGAGCAAGCCGACAACACCTATAGAAGAGGAACAGGCGGAACAGGACTTGGACTTTCACTCGTGCGCTCCCTGACAGAGCTGCATGGAGGGCGCCTCGAAATCGAAAGCGCTGTTGGCCAAGGCACCACAATGCGCGTCTATTTTCCTCTCGACACCGAAGATCAAAAGCTGATGGCGGCTTCCTGATCAGCTTTTGACCGCTAGGTCATCGATTGCGTGATTCGACAGATTCAGGCAGGCAATCTACCCTCTTCCGCTTGGTGCGGGAAACTAGGGATGGCCCATGACTGAATTCGACCCTCCACTGCAAGACATGCGTTTCACACTGGATGCCATCGCCGGCGTGGATCGCCTGCTCGACCTGCCAGTATTCAGGGATGTCTCACAGGATCTCATCGCTAGCATACTGGATGAGGCTGGCCGGCTCGCGCGCGATGTCATGGCCCCGGTGAACCAATCCGGAGATATTCAGGGCACCAGCCTACACAATGGCCAGGTTTCCACCCCTGAGGGCTATTGTGCGGCTTACCGGCGTTACGTCGAAGGTAACTGGAACAGCCTGCCTTTTGACCCGAAGCATGGAGGACAAGGTTTACCCTGGCTCCTGGCGATCGCCATCCAGGAACTATTCAGTTCGGCGAACATGAGCCTTGGGCTCTGCCCGCTTCTGACCCAGAGCGCGATCGAATTGATTCAATCGCATGGTTCGGATGACCAGAAACGTGTTTTTCTGCCGCCGCTGATTTCGGGAGACTGGACTGCTGCCATGACCATAACGGAACCGCAAGCCGGTTCCGACGTGGGCGCCATCAGAACACGTGCTGTACGTGACGAGCATGGCTATCGTCTTTTTGGACAAAAGATTTTCGTAACTTATGGCGACCACGACCTGTCAGAGAACATTCTGCATATGGTACTGGCCCGTACCGATGAGGCACCGGCTGGCAGCAAGGGTCTCAGCCTGTTCATCGTTCCAAAGTGGCTTCCTCGTGAGGATGGAACTCCTGGGGAGAGAAACGATGTGCAGTGTACTGCACTCGAGCACAAGCTGGGCATCCACGGATCACCCACCTGCGCCATGACCTATGGAGATCGGGAGGGGGCGATCGCCCATCTTGTCGGGGAAGAAAACCGTGGCATGGAATACATGTTCACGATGATGAACACCGCCCGCCTGGGCATTGGCGCACAGGGCGTTGGCATTGCCGAACGTGCCTATCAACAGGCACGCCGATTCGCCTTCGAACGAATCCAAGGCAGGCGCACAGACCAGAGTGCGGGCTCACCGGTTGCCATCATCCATCATCCGGATGTGCGCCGCATGCTGATGACCATGAAGGCAACCACCGAGGCAGCGCGCGCCCTTGTCTATTACACGGCTACGGCCATTGATCTTTCACGAAATCTGCCGGACCGGGCGGCACGCGACGAGAGCCGCATTAATACCCTGGAGCTGCTGACGCCTGTTGCCAAAGCCTGGGCCAGTGATGCGGGTTGCCATGTGGCATCGCTTGGAATTCAGGTACACGGTGGAATGGGATACGTCGAAGAAACAGGGGCTGCACAGCACTTCAGGGACGCTCGGATCGCTCCAATCTACGAGGGAACGAACGGAATCCAGGCCCATGACCTGATCAAGCGCAAGATCATGCATCACAAGGGCCAACCAGCCTGGGCATTTCTGCAGAAAGTCAGGGCAACGACAAAGATCATGGAACGCGAGCGCGGCGAAGATCTCAATGTCATCCGGCGAAGCTTGGAAGAAGCCTGCGAAGCCTTTGAACAGGCTACGGAATGGCTCATAGAGACTTGGGATGAGCGCCCGCTTGAAGCGTCAGCCGGCGCAACACCTTACCTGAACCTTCTCGGTACGCTCGCAGGAGGGTGGTTGCTGGCGGAAGGAGCACGCAAGTCTGCCGCCATTTGTGCAGGCAACGATGCTGAGGACAGTGAAAACAGCTATTACTTCAGCAAGCTCCGCACCGCCCGTTTCTTCGCAGACAACATACTGCCTGCAAGTGAGGCCTACGCTGCAGCGGCCATACGCGGCTCAGCCGCCATAACGGATATACCCGAAGACTATTTCTGTTGAAACGCATATGCCTGAATTCATGAGTTTTACGAGTTCTTTTTTTCCTGAAAGCTCATGAACTTGGGCTGTTGCAATGTGATGCAATGAATGCCGCCTCCTCCTTGGAGTATATCCAGAACAGGAAGCTGTATGACGTCGCGTCCCTTGAAAAGGCCAGAAAGGACCTTGTGCGCGCGGTCGTCCGCTGAATCCTCGAAAGCCGGTAGAATCAGACCCCCGTTCGGAGCGTAGAAATTGATATAACTTAGCGGCAAGCGCTCGCCTTTTGCATTGTAACGGGCCCGCGGCTGCGGAACCTCAGTGATCTCCAACTCACGCCCCTTGGCATCGACCGCCTCCTCCAGAACCTGTCGATTTGCTTCCAGGCGCTGATGATTTTCATCTTCTTCATCGTCACAGGTCAGGACGACAACCTTGCCAGGTGCCGTGAAGCAGCAGACGTTGTCCACATGGCCGTCCGTATGATCGCCAACCAGTCCATGGGGCAACCAAATCATCTTTTCAGTACCGGTATAACGCAGCAGCAGATCTTCTATATCAGCTCGGCTGAGCCCTGGATTTCGATTGCTGTTGACGATACTAGTCTCCACAGCGATCAACGTGCCGTCTCCATCCGTATGGAAAGCACCGCCCTCGGTTATCAACTCCGCGGCATATCGGTTAATACGCAAATGATCGAGGATCGCATCCGGGACCTGTGCATCCAGGTCATAGGGTACGAATCGCTCTCCCCAACCATTGAAACCCCATTTGACGCCTGTGATGTGTCCTTCGGAATCCATCAGGAAACTGGGACCATTGTCGCGTATCCAGGAGTCATCGTGTTCGACGGGCAGGCAGGCAACACCTGTCCCGCACTTGAGCGAAATATCGGCCATGTGATCCGGGTTTGCGATCATCGTCACAGGTTCGAAACGCGCGATGGCCTTGGCAATGTCCGCATAGGAATCCCGCACCTCTTCGATACGATCCCCCCATAAATCATCTCGGGATGGCCAGGCCATCCAACACCTGGCATGTGTTTCCCATTCCGCTGGAAATCGAAAACCGTCAGCACGCGGGTCCCTGATCACGTAACACCTGTCAGCTGTTTCAGTACTGTCTTCAAAGTCTAGGCGGAGACTCCAGGACTTGTCCATCTATGCAATTGTCACGTCAAATTCAGCGACGATTCCTTGCCTGACCGATGACCCAAGACAGAAAAAGACAGGCCACTCCAAGCAAGGTGAGAAATGGCAGGGCTGGGAGTTTCAATAGAGTCAGGATCGCTGGATCCCACAGGGCGGACCATAGATAACGTTCCGTTACAGCCTGCAGCAAATTGAGGCTGCCCGGATCCAGGCTGTACCAGATGGCACCTCCCTCACGGAAGCTCACGGTTCCTGCTGCCCTCCAGGCAATCATTTCCAGCCAGAGGCAACCAGCCGCAATGATCAGGAAAAACCATCCCAGGATCATGAACAATGTTCTCATCCTTCATCCTTTCCAGGGTGTCCAGGCAGCTACACCCTTGCCTTATTTATACTGCCAATTCTTCGATCCGCGGCATTGCATAGACCGAGGGGCTCGGCTATGTTCCCGCTCCATCGTCGGCGGTCACGATAACAGGATCGCGCAATAATGGGTGAGGTGGCCGAGTGGCTTAAGGCGCACGCCTGGAACGCGTGTAAGGGTTAATAGCCCTTCGTGGGTTCGAATCCCACCCTCACCGCCATTTTCACGAATTTTCAACTTCCTCTTCCCTCTTCTTCAATTCCACTGCCAAGAGCAGCATATAGATTGACGGTTTCCAGTCCCAATTGACGTTCGGCTTCTGCAAGCTGCTGCTCAGAGGTGGTCAGTTCGCGCTGGCTGTCCAGGACATCGATGAATGATGCAAAACCTTGGCGGTAAAGTTCTTGCGACTGTTCATAGGCCAGTCTGTTGTTCTCAACCGCTTCTTCAAGTGAGCGAATGCGCAAGGCCGTGCCGCGGTAATTCAGCAGCGTGGCTTCAACCTCTTGCAAGGCGGTGAGCAGAGTGTCCCGATAATTCAGAAGAGCCTGTTCCGCTCTCTCCTCGGCAGCCGTGACTTCGGCACGCCGTTCTCCACCATCGTAAAGCGGTACCTGCAGGAGTAACGAAAGCGTCCCCATGATGGTGTTGACGATATTCTCAGTCCCGATCCCACTTCGGCTTAAGGACAGAGTGCCTGGAAGTGTAAGTCTTGGATAGAGTTCGGCGATGGCTACGCCGATTTCAGCCGTCGCTGCAGCGACCTGAAGTTCGGCTGCATGAATATCCGGCCTGTTTCGTACCATATCCAGAGGCATGCCGACAGTATGTCCGTCCTGGATATCCGGAATTGGCTCTCGCCCCTCCAGCATTGCACTCAAGCTTCCAGGGACCCTGTCCACAAGCGTAGCCAAGGCATTCTCATAGTTCTTCATGTCGCTGCGAATCGGCCCCAGATCCGCACGCAAGGAAGACAACGAAGCTTGCGCTCTTACCTCGTCCAGGCCAGGAGCCAATCCGCTGGCAACCCTTTGTTGTACCAACTTCAGAGTCTGCTCCTGAAGATCCAGTGAGCGTTCAGTCAATGACAAGCGCTGCTGCTCTGCCCTCAGGTTGATAAAATTGCGTACGATCTCAGCCGTCGTCAGTCGTATGGCTTCACGTCTTAACGCTTCTTCCCGTTCCGCTCTGGCCCATGCGGCCTCTTCACTTCGTGCCAAGCGCCCAAAAAGGTCGATTTCCCAGCTACCATCGAGGATCGCGTCCAGCGAGCCTGAACGCGTGTAATCCGAATCGCCCAAACTTCGAGAAATGCTCCCACTCCCCTCACCTGAAAGATCGAAATTCGGGGTGCTTTGCGCCGTAACTCCCTCCGCCTGGGCACGTGCTTCGCGAACGCGACTCGCGGCAGTTCGAATCTCCAGATTCTGGTCCAGGCCAAGCCGGACCAGATCGCTCAAGGTGGAGTCCTCAAACAGCTCCCACCAATGGTCTTTTGAGGAATTGCCCTGAAAGCGGCTTGGAACAGGCGCATCATAGCTACTGGGAACTTCAGGTTCGGGCGCTTCGAAATCGGGGCCTACAGTTGTGCAGGATGCAAGTACTGCCAGGCAAAGAGCACCGGCAGCTGTTCTCAATCCTGGGTAAATACGGGGCTTCAAACCTGCGACTCCCTGGATG
Encoded here:
- a CDS encoding SLC13 family permease, with product MTLEQGLVLGILGCAMVLFIWGRWRYDVVALLALLSAVLAGLIPMDEAFSGFSHPAVITVAAILILSRMLSLSGAVDILARHVIPSRGSPTIMIGACCILAAILSAFMNNVGALALLIPVTLQAAAKSDIPPSRFLMPVSFASILGGMTTLIGTPPNIIVASYRARAEGSSFSMFDFTPVGVTLMLAGVCFVSLVGWRLLPKSRQGAHAGQNLFENIASYVTEARVTEDAKAKGKRLIEIERELDELEAVVIAVVRNNQRILAPHRYQRIQEGDVLILEADPEGLAKSIPTLGLELVGEKSEDEPDSSQEGEGEDQEDGQGIEAQNLQSEEVKLIEVVILPNSRLIGSTAKGLRLRNRFGINLLAISRQGSTSGERLRSTVFAAGDVLLLQGEEDRIASFTNSFGCVPLGKREIKLPQFKEAMKAGVLMAGAAAFAASGLVSAAVAFVTAAVLAVILRLLPVRETYEALEGSVIVLLAALIPVANAVGSSGAAQLIAETLVNDLAGGDPVLTLGLLLVVTMLLTDFMNNAATAAVMSPIAISLASQLSVNTDTFLMAVAVGASSAFLTPIGHQNNTLILGPGGYRFSDYWRMGLPLDIVIVSIAIPMLLLVWPL
- a CDS encoding response regulator transcription factor: MDDDPLFRETLSENLKEAGYSVEMFEAGRPFFEWLDNSGSPDLILLDWRMPEMNGIEVLKRMREEGHEMPVIFLTALSEQIYEEAALLSGAVDFVEKSRSFAILHKRIDLILSGSKTRQGSEDDAGDAQNQDVIRQGELELRLDSSRAFWRGERVNLSLTEFKIVHLLLQRAGQDVTYREIYDLVHGQGFLAGAGPEGYRANVRTFMKRIRQKFRELHSEFDEIENYPGFGYRWRTTEQ
- a CDS encoding sensor histidine kinase produces the protein MRPLTRIPRSLAAKFLLLLVIFISVPVIIYGQLKLADQERATLLLRSVQEQGWLVGRSLRPFLERFEGQDAMVLHETLSDLGVRGMRVRLLFRPEGEEGYDSFYYVATSQSQPAEQLEEELEQLVTPDILGKLEDTCRGQQPLSVRYRTPEGGEEFLTSITPVNAPKGCWAIITSHATSELLRSSLGRPYWQMPEVRVAAAIYLLMAIVVMAIFLGLWGSLRKFALLANQIRSHGAPSLSFSSLNRVPELSEVAREFDRMVNTLQKSAKDIRDAAEENAHALKAPIAVISQATEPLRRAIPPENTKGKRALEVVEQSVTRLDSLVGAARRMEETVAELLNPPRERIDLSALMQTLLSPYVEGAEGQVTVVKSSISDGMEVLGGAELLETVAENLIDNAISFSPENGTIRVHLYSENGKAVLTVEDEGPGVPPENLERIFERNYSHRPGANPSALPQASVKLPNFGIGLWVVRRNVEAIGGSVWARNRDEGGLCMRIELPLAA
- a CDS encoding FAD-binding oxidoreductase codes for the protein MNKHKTKFLLRLEEMIGKGSLFTAEQDMAPHLQDQRGRYKGNACAVVFPSSTEQVAEIVRLCQQEKVSIVPQGGNTSLVGGSVPDESGNSLILSLKRMNHIRSIDADNFTLTAEAGCILQDIQQTAADCDRLFPLSLGAEGSCQIGGNLSSNAGGVQVLRYGNARELVLGLEVVLADGRVWNGLRRLRKDNTGYDLKQLFLGSEGTLGIITAAVLKLYARPREIVTALVAVPSPTAAVRLLARLRAASGESVTSFELICQRGLEFAERHLEGCQLPLDAPSPWYVLVELFGGRADRSLHETLEESFGECLEEGLLSDAVIAGSETQRNKLWRLREGIVEAQKFEGASIKHDVSVPVSEVPAFIEQGAEAVMAMIEGARPVPFGHVGDGNIHFNITQPAGMDSAAFLARWEEVNAGIHDLVVSMGGSISAEHGIGQLKRTENMRFKSEVEIDLMRKMKSALDPTNLLNPGKVI